Below is a genomic region from Rosa chinensis cultivar Old Blush chromosome 5, RchiOBHm-V2, whole genome shotgun sequence.
CAGAGCTAACCCCTTAACATCGTCGTTGATCTTCCCATTTGAAAGAGGTATTCGCTTCTTCCAACAATCACCACTTCCTTCATTGAAAATGGCAATGGCACAGAAACAATCGGCTAAGCAACTTTGCTTGCACTGTTCCTTATTAACTGGCTGGAAATGCTCATAATCTCCACCAGGCCAATCAGTGAAAGGAAGCTCTTGAAATTCAAAGAGGTCTGTTTCTGATGAGGCTTTATCACAACTTTGGGGAACAAAGTTTTGCTTGCAACCCTTCCTCTCATCATCTCGGTCAACGGGGATGTAACTCAGAGGGCATAAGCATTTAGTATGAGCTGCATCCTCATCATGTATACATAAACTGTTAAACCCACATGCACCACCACCTGTATATTCCACAATTGCTGTGCAAATATTTGGAGGTGTGAAGGTAAAAGTGGACCAAGAATCAGTGCTTTTCTGGTGGATATAGTGCCTCAAAACTCCATCATAGTCAAGAGTTGCTCTCTGGTAGTTGTCTTGTGTCTGAACTTTTTCTACAGAGACCTAACCAAGTATGCTTCCGTTCCGTGTTGTGAGGTAAATAGAGCCGGATTGATTGAAGAGGACCTGAAATCCACCGCCAGTTTGAATTGGCCAGTAGATAAAATTATTACTCTTCAATGGATAATTCACTGTATAAAGCATAAGATTTCCGTCAGAATCTAGAACAAACTTGAATATTCCTTCTGAGTAATTTGTTGCTGTAAGTTGCGCAAAGAGACTGCTGTTTAGATTCAGGGTCTGTGTGGGAAGGATGGTATCGGTTGGATGATCAAAACTCTGCCACAAATAGGTTGAATTTCGGGTTGCCAGAACGAAAATTCCCTTGTCCAGCATGGCAGCATAGGCGACTCCAGTATATGTAGACTGACCATCAGCAATGTTTGTTGGTTTGCCTGTTCCAATATCAGTGAGAGTAAGCTTGCCTTCTGCAGAGAATTCAACGCTCGATCCTTCTTGCACTGGATTATTGCGATTGGCTGACCAGACTATAGTCTTTTCTTGTATATTTTCAAACCAGATGGCTAGTAAGAAGCCAGCATTGCCAATTTTTCTGAAGCCGAACGCGAACTCCCCAGACGGGGAGGCCCAATGAGGGTCACTGTCCTCCTGTGCAGTAAGGGATGAGCTAAAAGATATGTTTTTGTAACTTTGAGCAATGGTGAAAAAGGGAAGCTGTAGTAGGACAAGCAGAAAGCATATAAaatattgttgttcaaaagcCATGGTTCAAAAGCTTGAAGTAAATGATATCATTGATAACCAAGAAAGATAGTCCAGGTTCATTGCATTGATCAATGCTTCAATTACTCTGTGAATCAATGGCAGATCCTAAATCAAAGAGTATTGACTTCCTGATTGTTATCAGTTTATTGTATATGCCATTGATAACCAAGAAAGATAGTCAATACTCTTTGATTTAGGATCTGCCATTGATTCATAATTGAAGCATTGATCAATGCAATGAACCTGGACTATCTTTCTTGGTTATCAATGTATAGCATCCATTATTCCATTTCCAGCTCCACCCTGTCAAAACTCACCTAGGTCCCTTGTCAAAGAATATCATCAGTCACTACGGAATGAGGCCTAGGCATTTGATCACAGGGTCCATAGCATACTAATGAACATGTTAGAAATGGAGGAGTCACGTCTTTGGAGGGTTGTTATAGGAGTTGTCAAAGGTGGTGATGGTCGTAGCGTGCAGCCATGCAGTGAGTTGTACATAAGATGAAAAAGGTATGAAAATGCTCGGTATTCATCAGAATCATATTATTGAAGGTGGTGGTGCTCGTAGGGGACAATGAGTTCTACATAAGGTGCAAAAGGCCAATTGCACCTCCTCTTTATAGGAGGCAACCTGGGAGCTttagatatatgtatatgtatgatGTAGAACTCACTTCCCCCTAAAAGGAGTTGCTTAGTGCTTGAGCTAAGCAAGGCCATCGAAGAAGGTTCTGAAAGAAAGCAACCGATACTGGTTTATTGAATTGAGATGAATATGGAATTATGAATGAatatttctctgtttttttattGAATTGAGATGAATATGGAATTATGAATGAATATTTCTCTGTTTTTTATGTAATTAGCTTCTTCTGCACACCATTAGTCATGTGAAATAATCAAGTAACAAAACAGCCTGCCATTTTTGCCGTATTGTATCATTTTGCAGATTAACACAAATAAGAGACAGCCCTTTAGAATTTGAACACAATAACTGCCGCTGCAGCATCAACTTTTCATTAGTAACACGAAGCTATTAAAAATGGTAGAAACAAGAAGCTGTAAAATAAGTCTTGGTGATCTCTGATTTTAATGTACTTTCGATGACTTTAATGTACTTCGATGAATACAATGGATCATATTAGATATAAGAATGTATTGCTGATGTTCATAACGGTTATCATACATGTGGCTTGTATTAACCCTACTCAGGCTCGAGGATTACTAGAGGATGATTGGATGAAGAACCAAAGCTAGTGTAGCTAGCCCAATATGCTATCAAGGTTCATTGGGATATTATGTGGTTCATTAATTTAGCCCCACGGTTCATTACTAAGAGTTTCAACTAATAATGGAACTTAAGTTCCGAAAAGACTTTGATCATTCCCAACGAgatcataagttcataacttACAGcttcttctttcaaaaaaaaaaaaaacttacagcTTCTAACAAGATTATGCGCGTCTAACAGACTTATTAGTTATTACTAATACATATTCAATTATCCATAGACACTAACAAAAATGGAAAGCTACAAAGTTACTTCTTGAAGTGATCACAATGCTAAATAAAGTCGGTTTCAGCCTGCTCTGCTGAAAGGTGATGGACATGGTGGAACATGTACATCCACTACTCCTTCAAGCATCTGCACAACCTTCCTCATAGTGGGTCGAAGAGAAGGGTCTTCTTGAATACACCAAAGAGCAACCATGACAAACCGTTCCAGCTTTGTTTTCTCATGCAAGGCCTCCATTTCGTTGTCAACAATCGCATCCAAGACTCCATCGTGGTAGCAGTCATAGACCCAATCTGTTAAAATGGCTCTCTCTTCGGAAACATTTTCCCTATCAACGCTACTCCTGCAGCAAATGACCTCTAGCAGCACCACACCAAAGCTATACACATCGACTTTGGTACTGATTGCCATGTTCCGGAACCACTCAGGTGCAACATACCCTTTTGTTCCTCTTATGGCAGTTTGAGTCTGGCTCTGATTCATCATTAAAAGCTTTGCCAATCCAAAGTCAGCTATCTGAGCATTGTAGTAATCATCTAGAAGAATGTTCTGAGGCTTAATGTCACAATGGATGATCTGGGTTCTGCACTCTTCATGTAAGTACAGAAGTCCTTTCGCAACTCCATAAGCAATATCAATCCTTTGCCTCCAACTGGGTTTTGTATCAGTAAAAAGAAAGTTTGCTAATGTGCCATTGCTCAAGAACTCATATACTAGTAACCGCTCTTGTCCCTCATCACAATATCCAACCAGGTGAACCAAATTCTTGTGATGTGTCCGACCAATTATGTTCAGTTCTGTCTTGAATTCCTTCTCACCATCTTGTATCCAACAGTTGAGCTTCTTCACTGCCACTTGGACACCCGAACCAATTTTTATTATCCCTTTGTAAACAACTCCAAAAGAACCCCTCCCTAATTCTTCGTTGAATCCATTTGTTGCTTCTTCAAGCTCTTTGTGACTAAAAGAGTGCAAATTTGTGTCCAAATCATTTTGCGGAAACCTTGCATGTTTCTTCCGGAAACTGAAGAAAAGTCCCAGGCATACTGCAGTACCTGACATAAAAATAACAACGACAGAGATGCCCAGAAGAACTGATCCCCCATGTACCAAAGTGGTtccgctcttcttcttcttaacgGTCATCAATTTGATGAAGGTTGTTGCATTCAAGTTGTTGTCTTCTCTCCCATATGAGAGTGGAAACTTCTTTTTCTGACAGGTTTGATTGCTGTAAACAGCAACAGCACATGAACAATCTTGCAAGCAAGATTGACTGCATGTGTCAGCAGTAGTATCATTGAACTGCATAAAACTGGAGGTAAGCCAATCAGTATTTTCTAGCACCTGAACATCGTACAGATCTTGTGCATAACTAGGCTCATTTTCACAGCCTTGTTTGAAAGTTGGATAGCAGCTCCCGTATGGATCATTTGGATCAAGTAAATAGTATCCGGTCGGGCATTCACAGGTGGGCATCTTGTCTGCTTTGTAAGTGCAGATACTGTTGTACCCACAAACACTAGGACCTGAATCAGCATTGATTTTTTGGCAAATATTTGATGGCTCTGACCAAAGAGGAACCCAGCTTATATTGCCAACAGAAGTCTTTGGGAGGAAATATTGAGCCAAAACCCCATCAAAGCAGAGAGTTGTCCGGAGATAGTAGTCCTTTGCTGCATGTTCCTCCGCTGTGAAATTATAATGTCCACCATTCACTCGCAGAATATAGAAGTTACCTGAGTCATTGAAAACCAACTGCAGACCTGCACTACCTGGAACACTCCCATTGGTAGTTGCAGTTGAATAAAAAGGTCTTTGCCCACGAAGCACAAGATTTCCATTATTTTGAAAATCTAGCCGGAAGTGACCTCTCGTATAGTCGGTCTCTGAATTTCGAGAAGAAAGCTTCCCTCCTCTTTCCAGTATTTGCCCAGGCAACATGGTATCAGTAGGATTCTTGAACGTCTCCCATAATTTTGCGGACTTCTCGTTTTCCAGAACAAAGTTACCTGTATCGATCATAACCCCGTGAGCAACAACGCCAGCAATGGTTTGATTGGATTTCCATAACTGCTCACCCTGAGGACTTGTAAGAACTAGCCCACTGTTAGCAGTCAAATTCACAACTGAACCATTAGGTGCAGGCTTATCCCCATTTGCATACCAAACTATGGTTTTGTCTGGTATCTTGGCAAACCATATAGAAAGCAAGAAAAGATCATTGTTTTCAAGTTGCCGAAACCCAAAGGCAAAATCACCCGAGGGAGAAAGCCATGAGGAGTTACCTGCTGTGGAGAGAGAAGCACCCACAGCTATGCTACCATTAGTTTGTGCAAGCACATAAGTTGGTAGCAGAAGCAATgaagaaagcaaaaacaaacGTACAGTAAAAGCCATTGGCAGTTGCAACTTGCAACCACCAATGTGGTTAAGGAATGGTGGAAAAGTAGGAGTCCAGATAGACTAGGTTCTGAGACTGTATAGACAGAAGAGAATAAACTGACCTTATAATATTGTATAACAGGTGGCATGGGAGGATTTTCAACGAAACTCTAAATCAGCTCTTCAAAAGCAATATAGTTAAATTTAAGATTTCAAGTAGACTAAGAGTCTAAGACATGACCATGGGGAAAGGGTTAACTTTATTCTTAGAATATCAGAGTTGACGAGAACGACTCAAAGGCGTAATCTGACCGGCCAAGGTCAAGTTTACCATTTTATTAATGGAACAAATGGAACAAATTTCACGCCTGTTGCATGAACTTTGCCACTATTAGTCAAGAACTAATGATTAAACAGAAACAATGAGGAAATAAGCAGAAACAATGAGGAAATAAGCAGAATCAGCCGTACAGTAAAAGCCATTTGCATTTGCTGCAACAAATGTGGttgagccaagaaaaaaaatgttgttgAGCAATTACTACTTGGAAATACATATGTACCACGCATCCAAGTAGCTATATTTCTTAATGAAGTGTGGACCACGGCCATTTGCTTCCTTGAAAGTTCAGGAATTAGAGGCGTGTGGCCCATTCTAGGCATTAATCTTGGCTTGTTTTGAGACTTTGACAAAAAACGAGTAGCAGAACCTGGAGTTGTCACTATGGGGAGGTCACTATAGGCACGTTCTTGGCTGCCTTCAAACTTCAAACACATTGTCCCTTCACGTACCCTTGACGAAAATTCAAGAGATAATGAAATgcttgttgtaaatgataatggctattcatgcaataggtattgcttgatGTATGCGATCACTATTGATtagcgattgacatacttgtaattggcgattgacagactcgtgaTTGTATGAGTGATtggtatagctattatgtattgccttttgtatacatgatgtaaccctatataaacctcatggtgagatgaaaagaacacacaattctctctacaattccattttactttaacacgttatcagcacgagccctaaccctggcctaaacgaaaaaaagaaaaaaaccataAAAACCCTACTCACCAATCCTGCCACAAGCCCTGCAGCCCACCGCAACCGGCACACCAGCCCGCCAGCCTGCCCCTGCTCTCACACCTGCGCGCTGCTGCCCTGCAGCGCGCCTGTGCGCCTGCCAGGCCGCCAAGCAACGCGCCGGCAGGcctgcagcccctgctgccccgtaACTcactgcagccctgcgttccagccctGTGCCATGACCAGGATTGCAAATCGACTGCAATCCTAGCTGAGGATCGAACAGTCACTGCAATCCTAGCTCAGGATCGAACAGCCACTACAATCCTACCTCAGGATCGAACAGCCACtgcaatcctagcttaggattGAAGCGTTACCACCGCTGCAAGCCTCGCTTCATCTCCTCGTTAGCTTCGCTCCATcatgcctgcatcaacacgcacgTGACTCAAACCCCGAATCAATAAGTAAGTTTTtgtgattaaagttcctgctttcttgtcttttaaattcctttatttgctgcaggatTTGTATAATaagaacatgggttcgattatttaatatgcggaattgtggggattcacgctaaacgaactaagagcattcgtaatcaatgaactaagagtgttcataatcttcggactaagagcgttcgcaAGCATCAATttttgaccatattaaacatcaatgtttcggtctaatccaaatattcttggaaatcgatttcttggtagcatagctcggaaatcttattattattagttttcgtggaagtttagctctgaaactaattcgttcttgtttcaccctttttcaggatgtcaaactcgaacatactcgattttgttccattggattatgcaggcaaaagataCCTAATGTGGGCTCAggatgttgagctccaccttattgcccgtgacttattgcatacaatccaagagctttgtcataaaggaactgctccagaccctcaaactgagatcgACAATTCTAGGGTACTTGCCCTAATGATGCGTCACATGGATAGGGACCTCAGgtttgagttcatgaatgaggatagcgctataAAGCTATGGCAAGCGTTTCGTGAACGTTATgtcaacgttcgtgactccatccctccgaatttagaagcagaatggaataatcttcgcttctctgactttgatacagtcatacaattttattcggaagctatGAGTTCCTGTGATTTATTTCGGACTcatataaatgcaagacggatcacaagctttcaacagcttattgaagctatggaaaATTGCTGAAAAGCAAGGCAACGAGCTtgtgagaagagaaattgataggcttcgaGATAGCTATccagagcatcgtcctatggctagagaaagttgCCATAGACatcatgatccatatgatcgaaatgctcatgaaggtagTCGCCGAAGTTGGCCATGGTCATAATTTTCCAACGCCtccggtcctagggaccatgcacattgtaccaatgcgcctcaatcaagggagaatcctcttcatggtgtctatttctgatatggaacgtctaatcaatggacctgaatttgcaatgtacctaagaaggtaaccgcatcatggtgatcaagacatcgagttcaaaaagactttaaatctggcgatgaagacaaaa
It encodes:
- the LOC112164330 gene encoding G-type lectin S-receptor-like serine/threonine-protein kinase LECRK3; its protein translation is MAFEQQYFICFLLVLLQLPFFTIAQSYKNISFSSSLTAQEDSDPHWASPSGEFAFGFRKIGNAGFLLAIWFENIQEKTIVWSANRNNPVQEGSSVEFSAEGKLTLTDIGTGKPTNIADGQSTYTGVAYAAMLDKGIFVLATRNSTYLWQSFDHPTDTILPTQTLNLNSSLFAQLTATNYSEGIFKFVLDSDGNLMLYTVNYPLKSNNFIYWPIQTGGGFQVSVEKVQTQDNYQRATLDYDGVLRHYIHQKSTDSWSTFTFTPPNICTAIVEYTGGGACGFNSLCIHDEDAAHTKCLCPLSYIPVDRDDERKGCKQNFVPQSCDKASSETDLFEFQELPFTDWPGGDYEHFQPVNKEQCKQSCLADCFCAIAIFNEGSGDCWKKRIPLSNGKINDDVKGLALIEGAGAGVDAANWRYGMLGSGGGVLQWAAGLCAARRCRVSGRRRWLELQGGLEGGEAECARAGAVNPLNPVVQGMNLKCFTFMELKEATNGFEEELGRGAFATVFKGVLASDNGKFIAVKRLNTVVKENDLEFKAEVSAIGGTNHRNLVQLLGFCNEGQHQLLVYEYMSNGSLASFLFGESRPNWNTRKKIALGTAGGLLYLHEECSSQIIHCDIKPQNILLDYSFTARIADFGVAKLLKSDQTRTTTRIRGTKGYVAPEWFKSLPVTVKVDVYSYGMVLLEIVCCRKNYEPEAPAEDQMILADWAYDCYKKKKVHLLWQNVGDDQEMDGIEKLEKYLMIAFWCIQEDPSARPTIKKVTRMLEGTVEVSVPPNLSSLYVQYFNISDHIDPLISG
- the LOC112202561 gene encoding G-type lectin S-receptor-like serine/threonine-protein kinase LECRK3; its protein translation is MAFTVRLFLLSSLLLLPTYVLAQTNGSIAVGASLSTAGNSSWLSPSGDFAFGFRQLENNDLFLLSIWFAKIPDKTIVWYANGDKPAPNGSVVNLTANSGLVLTSPQGEQLWKSNQTIAGVVAHGVMIDTGNFVLENEKSAKLWETFKNPTDTMLPGQILERGGKLSSRNSETDYTRGHFRLDFQNNGNLVLRGQRPFYSTATTNGSVPGSAGLQLVFNDSGNFYILRVNGGHYNFTAEEHAAKDYYLRTTLCFDGVLAQYFLPKTSVGNISWVPLWSEPSNICQKINADSGPSVCGYNSICTYKADKMPTCECPTGYYLLDPNDPYGSCYPTFKQGCENEPSYAQDLYDVQVLENTDWLTSSFMQFNDTTADTCSQSCLQDCSCAVAVYSNQTCQKKKFPLSYGREDNNLNATTFIKLMTVKKKKSGTTLVHGGSVLLGISVVVIFMSGTAVCLGLFFSFRKKHARFPQNDLDTNLHSFSHKELEEATNGFNEELGRGSFGVVYKGIIKIGSGVQVAVKKLNCWIQDGEKEFKTELNIIGRTHHKNLVHLVGYCDEGQERLLVYEFLSNGTLANFLFTDTKPSWRQRIDIAYGVAKGLLYLHEECRTQIIHCDIKPQNILLDDYYNAQIADFGLAKLLMMNQSQTQTAIRGTKGYVAPEWFRNMAISTKVDVYSFGVVLLEVICCRSSVDRENVSEERAILTDWVYDCYHDGVLDAIVDNEMEALHEKTKLERFVMVALWCIQEDPSLRPTMRKVVQMLEGVVDVHVPPCPSPFSRAG